One region of Tachysurus fulvidraco isolate hzauxx_2018 chromosome 9, HZAU_PFXX_2.0, whole genome shotgun sequence genomic DNA includes:
- the tal2 gene encoding T-cell acute lymphocytic leukemia protein 2, with protein sequence MTRKVLSNTRERWRQQSVNTAFAELRKLIPTHPPEKKLSKNEILRLAMRYITFLLTLLENQSDGATEHSPSSLITLITGNMRNLSSHTETHSPGSSSDSAETW encoded by the coding sequence aTGACGCGTAAGGTGCTCAGTAACACTCGTGAGCGCTGGCGTCAGCAGAGCGTTAACACAGCATTTGCGGAACTCAGAAAGCTCATCCCGACTCATCCTCCTGAAAAGAAGCTGAGCAAAAACGAGATCCTGAGACTGGCCATGCGGTACATCACCTTCTTGCTCACACTGCTGGAGAACCAGAGCGATGGAGCGACAGAGCACTCACCCTCCAGCCTCATCACGCTCATCACGGGAAACATGAGGAACCTGagctcacacacagaaacacactcacctgGATCCAGCAGTGACAGTGCAGAGACCTGGTAG